The following nucleotide sequence is from Camelus ferus isolate YT-003-E chromosome 35, BCGSAC_Cfer_1.0, whole genome shotgun sequence.
ttcaaaagataaagacgccaaaaatctggtaggagaaaaggaaaaaagaaagaacaaaaggcaaagcagcgcgggacgggtcctgtggggagggagcggcaaaggaggactggcgctcgctcgctgggtctcccctctccaactgagaggccagcaggatggagggggagcctccgaggctcggatctgtacagagcagcccttgactaacagaactaagttaaacgggcacagagcgtccccccaacacccagcctgagacgcgggccggcagcggcgggcagggccaggctgcacaagccaggcggaggacgggggcggctgcacggaggcagcccagggggaacgcaaggggctgcgcacgtggctgtgggtgcacagggcagaacaaccggGGCCCTCCATACAACAGcgaggttgatgtgctctcgggggaagggtgcacacccccatctctgaaaacccgcggaaagttttcgggggaagagaggcggggctcaggcacagccgccatatcctccgcgctgagcacccgggcgggggcgggggtggaacctgcatccgcaccgaagggcttagcagcctcaaaggccagacggagactggcctgcagcccggggcagataggatccttccatcctggtccctcagagaacttgctccacaaagacaaacaaggagctgggttttggctcggagcagggacagggctgtccctcggtcttccccgagcccacccgtgGAGCGGCGACCAGGGAGGAGCACGCAGctgcacagagagcggaactacctgcggtgcaggtagagggagagcggcccccccccccgcctttcgggcaggaacacagcccctgaccgaggtgctgggagggggcacaaccCACCCTcttacccggccagtctgcaacatctgactgcggcatccagaggggcagcgacccgcccgcccacagcagagagctgcacctgacccagtgttaggaggaggcgcgatctgcttgccgacaggtgctgggagcagcacagaagagggcgccaacggagggcctctgaaaacagcaagctgagcttccaaaacaggacgaagacagaaagacttcacattaaaagcacacagactccaggagaacacctgACAatcctccccccccctttttttttttaaatctgtttttacctgttctattttctattactctcttaatctttacttcttaattcatttctatttctcttgggttttgatgtcctgctattgattagacacaggtttcaaatacatctattcatctccccccccttttttttgtaaaggttttaaaaggacgtctcaacccgattaatactctgcttcaactcactcttctattattcattatacactgttttcaaaccctctttctcccttcttttaaaattctttctctctctctcattttttttcctgtttttcctaagttcttttcttaaataggcatcagatagataaaatccttaaggaccaaaataaacaactgatactccataaaccacagtgccaaagaggtatgagcaagatgaagaagcagaaaaaccattcccaattaaaagaacaagagaaatcccctggaagaaagatcaatgaaatagacatcgatagcctactagatcaagatttcaaaaaaggagtgatcgaattgctgaaggaattaaaagagatagtgtttagagatataaaatatgtcaaaaatgaaattgaagctataaagaagagccaagtagaatgggtaaactcattgacagagatgaggaatgatctaatagctgtgcaaagccgactagataatgcagaggaacgaattagtgatctagaagacaggacaatagaaagcacccattcagaagaactacaagagaagcaaataaaaaataatgaaaatagcataaggggcctatgggataatataaagcatcccaatcttcgcataataggggtcccagaaggagaagaaagatcaaaggggattgaaaaggtttctaaagaaatcatgactgaaaacttcccaaacttaaagaaggaatcatatatccaagtacaggaagctcagagggtcccaaacaggaagaacccaaatagacccacaccaagacatatcataatcaagatggccagagtcaaggataaagaaatgattctaaaggcagcaagagaaaagcaaagagtaagttacaagggaacccccataaggctctcagctgatttctctacacaaacactacaggccagaagggagtggcaagatatattcaaagccctgaatgaaaaaaagatgcagcctaggatcctttatccagcaaggctacccttgaggatagaaggagaaacaaagagtttcacagacaaaaaaaaagctgcaggagtttagcaacactaaacccatgctaaaagaaatactgaaagggctattctaaatagaaaagcagcaggatgctacagaaatgagaaacacacaactggaaaggtgataactcatgaattacaaataaagtaaacacgaaattataaaagaagacaaacaaatcactaagagtgggagagggaggcagggaaatatagaatatttttttctttctttttaaattttttttaacagtaggatgggtttgagatcatgttactatcagtttaataaaaacagttatagtaatgggttgatatatttacaaaaaagggtaaccacaagccaaaaatttacaaaggagtcacaaaaattaaataaaatccatgataatacaaaggaaaattaccaaaccacaaaaggaagaagaaaggaacaaagaggatataccaattcaactgcaaagataagttcaaaatggcaataaacacacatctatcattaattactgtaaatgttaatggactaaatgctccagtcataagacatagagtggcagactagataataaagcaagaaccttcaatatgctgcatacaagagacccactttagggagaaggacacacatagattgagagtgaaaggatggaaaaggatattccatgcaaacggaaaagccaaaaaagcaggtgttgcagtactgatttcagacaaaatagactttaaaacaaaggccataaagaaagataaagaaggacattttataatgattaaaggagtgatacatgatgaggatattacactcgttaatatatatgcacccaatataggagcacctaagtacatacaagaattactaacagagataaaaggggatattgatgggaatacaatcatagttggagattttaacactgcattaacatcactagaaagatcttccagacagaaaataaacaaggcaacagagaaattaaatactacaatacaaaaactagatttggtggatattttcagagcattacacccccaaaaaataggatatacattcttttcaagtgcacatggaacattttccaggatcgatcatgtacttgggcacaaaagaaacctcaacaattttaagaagatacaaattatctcaagcatctttactgaccacaatgccatgaaactggaaatcaacaacagagaaacaaaggagaaaaaaaggaaagcatggagattaaacaatatgttattgaaaaaacaatggatcaatgaggaaatcaaagctgaaattaaaaaataccttgagacaaatgagaatgaaagcacaaccactcaaaacctatgggacacagcaaaggcagtactaagagggaagtttatagcgatacaggccttcctcaaaaaagaagaacaatctcaaataaacaatttaacccaccacctgaatgaattagaaaaagaagaacaaaaagccccaaaaagcagcagaaggaaggaaataataaagatcagagaggaattaaatacaatagagattaacaagaccatagaaaaaatcaaccaaaccaaaagctggttttttgaaaaagtaaataaaatcgacaaacctctggccaaactcacaaagaagaaaaaagagagagcacaaattagcaaaataagaaaggaaaatggagaaataacaacaaacaaaatagaaatacagaatatcatacgagaatattatgaaaaactatatggaaccaaactggataacctagaggagatggacaagtttctggaaacatactgtccaccaaaactgaatcaagaagaatctgaacacttgaacaatccgatcactagaaaggaactagaaatagcaattaaaaacctccctacaaataaaagtccaggaccggacggcttcaccggggaattctaccaaacatacaaagaagaactcataccagtccttctcaaactcttccagacgattgaaaaggagggaatactcccaaactcattctatgaagccaccatcaccctgataccaaaaccaggcaaagacactacaaaaaaagagaattacaggccaatatcactgatgaacacagacgccaaaatcctcaccaaaattttagcaaatagaatccaacaacacataaaaaagattatacatcatgaccaagtggggttcatcccagggacacaaggctggttcaacatacgcaaatcaatcagtgtaatacatcacatcaacaagagaaaggacaaaaaccacatgatcatctcaatcgatgcagaaaaagcatttgataaaattcaacacccatttatgataaaaactctcgccaaagtgggtattgagggaacgtatctcaacataataaaagctatatatgacaaacctacagccagcatagtactcaacggtgaaaaactcaaaagcttcccactaaaatctgggacaaggatgcccactatcaccactcctattcaacatagtcctggaagtcctagccacagcagtcaggcaagagaaagaaataaaatggatccaaattggaaaagaagaggtaaaagtgtcattatatgctaatgacatgttactatatatagaaaaccctaaaaggtccacacaaaagctactagagctgattgaagaattcagcaaggtagcaggttacaaaattaacgttcaaaaatcagttgcatttctttacactaacgataaatcaacagaagaagaaagtaaagaaacaatcccctttaaaatagcacccaaagtaataaaatatctgggaataaatctaaccaaggaggtgaaagaattatacacagaaaactataaaccatggatgaaggaaattaaagaagactttaaaaaatggaaagatattccatgctcttggattggaagaatcaatattgttaaaatggtcacactgcccaaggcaatctacagatttaatgcaatccctatccaattacccaggacatatttcacagaactagaaaaaaccataataaaattcatatggaaccatcaaagacctagaattgccaaagcattactgaagagaaagaaagaggctggaggaataactctcccagacttcagacaatactacagagctacagtcatcaagacagcatggtattggtaccaaaacagacatatagaccaatggaacagaatagagagcccagaaatgaacccacaaacttttggtcaactcatctttgacaaaggaggcaagaatatacattggaataaagacagtctcttcagcaaatggtgttgggaaaactggacagcagcatgtaaaacaatgaagctagaacactcccttacaccatatacaaaaatcaactcaaaatggattaaagacttaaacataagacaagatacaataaacctcctagaggaaaacataggcaaaacattatctgacatacatgtcaaaaattttctcctagaactaataaaagcaagaataaacaaatgggacctaatgaaacttacaagcttctgcacagcaaaggaaaccagaaataaaacaagaagaaaacctacggaatgggagaaaatttttgcaagtgaaaccgacaaaggcttgatctccagaatatataagcagctcatacgactcaataagaaaaaaataaacaacccaatccaaaaatgggcagaagacctaaacaagcaattctccaaggaagacagacaaatgatcaaaaagcacatgaaaaaatgctccatatcactaattatcagagaaatgcaaatcaaaactacaatgaggtatcacctcacaccagtcagaatggccgtcattcaaaaatccacaaatgacaaatgctggagaggctgtggagaaaggggaaccctcctacactgctggtgggaatgcagtttggtgcagccactatggaaaacagtgtggagattcctcaaaagactaggaatagacttaccatatgacccaggaatcccactcctgggcttgtatccagaaggaaatctacttcaggatgacacctgcaccccaatgttcatagcagcactatttacaatagccaaaacatggaaacagcctaaatgtccatcaacaggtgactggataaagaagaggtggtatatttatacaatggaatactactcagccataaaaactgacaacataatgccatttgcagcaacatggatgctcctggagaatgtcgttctaagtgaagtaagccagaaagagaaagaaaaataccatatgagatcgctcatatgtggaatctaaaaaacaaaaacaaaaacaaacaaacaaacaaaaacaaagcgtaaataaaggacagaaatagactcacagacagagaatacagacttgtggttaccaggggggtggagggtgggaagggatagactgggatttcaaaattgtagaatagactacactgtatagcacagggaaatatacacaaaatgttataactcacagagaaaaaaaatgtgacaatgagtgtgtatatgtccatgaataactgaaaaattgtgctgaacactggaatttgacacaacattgtaaaatgattataaatcaataaaaaatgttaaaaaaaaaaacagaaaaaaagtaaaggaacaaagaacataTGGAATAAAAACAAAGCCAGATAGTAGACTTAATTcatattatttctataaaattttataacaataaatCATGTGACATGacattgaattttatcaattaaatgtaaatgaactaaacaCACCAATTAAGACAGAGATTATCAgactaaataaaaaagcaagacaactATATGTTATTTCAGAGAGATACACAGTAAATACATAATCACAGATAGCTTGGAAGTAAAAGTTTGAAAGAAGACGTACACGCAATGACTAATCATAAGAAAGGTGGTATCAGATAAAGACGACATCAGAACACAGAACTGtatcaaagataaaaaataattttggatttcCTGTTCTGGCCATCACAGACTAGATCCATTCCTCTAACCTTCCCTCCTACAACTGAACACGCTAGACACAGCACAGTGACAAACACAAGAAGGTTCTGAAAGGTGGAAAGAGAAGACAGGGATACTGGGACTTGAGGAACACGTGAgttccttgggttttcttttacCTACATATAAAATGGATGGGGCACAGGAACAGCCTGCAACTGTCAAgcacagatccaaaaaaaaaaaaaaaagccccaagaaAATCCAAAGAACTGTGAAAAGGCACCTCTGCCGTAACACAAAACTTTTGACAATACTATCTTGCCTGAACCAAATACCAAGGAAAACACTACACCACCACCCTACGTGTCAACAGGGCTGAAAAATAATGTGGCGGTGAAAGTTGGCCCTCCATTTCCCCCACCAGGGTGGTGTCAGCAGGAGAGGGTGAACCTCCACCTGACAGTCGCAGGTGGCACTCCAattcccccaccagagtggtgtAGGTGGAGTGAGGCAGGGAAGTAAACTTCCATACTTGTCTGGAAGCAGCAGTCAGAATGAGCAAGGATGCCTGCTCTCGTcactattattaaatataatactgGAGGCCAGAGCCAGCACAGTAagtcaaaagaaggaaataagaagcAATCAGATTGGACAGAATGAGGTAAACCTGTTCCTATTTGAAGGTGACATAATTGTCTAAgaagaaaaccccaaagaatccACAGAAAAACTCCTAGAGTGAAAAAGTACACTGAGCAAGCTTGCAAGATGtaagatcaacacacaaaaatcaatcataCCTCTATATACTAGTTACAAACAGGAAGAAAGTGAACTTAAAAACGTAATACCATTAAAAATCACTCCCCCTAGAATGAACTATTAATGTCTAAATCTAGCAAGTCATGAATAGGATCTGTattatgaaaattacaaaatgctgatgcAATAAATCAAACAAGACAAAGAACCAatcaaataaatggagaaatagacCATGTTCATAAGTTGACTCAATACATGTGTTTTATTACATGGAGCCAAATTCAGTTCCTAAGtaacaaaagtaattttaaaaaaactaattttaacaTAGAACAACAACACTCTATTAGTAAAGTGTATTAAAGCACAGCTGACTATTAAGAAATAcgtaaaataatttctctcatcaATAGATTGAAGGAAAACAGCATCACTTTAACAGTTATATCACTTCAACATACACAACAaagacatttgtcaaaactcagtaacctctattgttttcatttttttaatttagcaaactagaaataaaagaatatattcttaACATACTAAAGAATATACATCTCAAACCAACAGCCACCCACCAACTTAACTATTAAACAAGAGAGGCATTAGCATTAAAAGTATGCTCAAGATGTAGGTATGCCTTAATTAAACCTTAAGATAAGTGTTGGCAGAGGATGGGAAAATCAGCACACTACTTTCAAGTTTCCTGAGAAGATCGTTTTCATGGATGAGGAATTCATTCTGAGAACGTATACAGACTCTAAAAGAAAACCTTAGCCCTTTTCAGTGTTAATGTCTCTATGTTACAGTTACATATACTTACAGATGAAGTTAATCCTTCATCTTCAGGCTTTACaacttgttctttttcattttgaacatTAAATCCATAGGTTTCTTCGAAAGTAGAAACAAtctataagaaaaacaaagcaaattatGAACAcacataatgtaaaaatattagtTAAATGTAGGAAGATATTAAACAATCATGTCAGAACCATAAGACTTATTTCTGCCAGTGCCATAAATTTTCCATCTCATATCACCCTGAAGAAGTAAGGGCAACAGTCCTTGATCCTCCTCCCTAGCAATGAAGAGAGGCCCTACGACTCCTTCATTTCTGTGCTGAAGAGAGTCCATGAATCGTTGAAACATCAACTCTACTTACTACCAAAGTACCTTCCAAGTCTGCCCAATTTCCTTCTTTGAAGAGAGTGgggaaaacagagatggagaccacaaagcaatacatttttaaaggaaattctctgGGATAACCCCTTGAACTTTGAGCAAACTTGGATTTTGAAAGTACGTCTGCTATTCCTCATCGTTCTCACCTGGTAGTCGGAACACTTACAATGCAATTCTGGATAACtatgcaaaaaagaaatcaaagaaagggAGATTTTTCCCCCAACATTAAGAGCCAGTTTCTACAGtgcagagaagagttaacacagCGGGCACTCACTATTCACTAACAGTAGGTCACTGTCTCTAAATTATTGGTACAAACCATATGATTGATTCTGAATTTGTTTCCTTCAGAGAGTCTGGAATTTGCTACATGCTAGGCAGAGTGCCTGGGTGACCAATCCCCAATGAAACCCTGAGTGCTCAGTCTCTAACGAGTTCCTCTGGGAGACATTTCATATGTGTGGTCACAGTTTGCTGTTGGAGGAATTAAGCATGTCCTATGTGACtccaaagagaaaggaatcttGAAAATTTAGACCTGATTTCTTCCAGACTTCATCCCACCCTTTTGCTGACTTTGCTTTTTACCCTTTCACTGTGATATATCTTAGCCATCAATATGACTATATGCTGAATCCAGTGAGCCCTCCCAGCAAATCACTAAACCTGGGGATGGTCATGGGGTCCCCCAACACAGGCACCAACAAGTATCTTACCCTCCTCAGACGTTCGCTAATTTTCCTGATCGATTCATCTTCTGCTATTAGCTCCTTTGTCTTCCTTGATGGAATGGGCAAAGCATACCTTATCATGGATTCTCCTGTTGGTGGAGATCTTAAGACCATTGGTTCAAGTTTATCACGGTCTAATTTTGCactatgtttttctttaagtttagGTGACAATGGTGAATTAAGTAGTCCTCTTTTATAAGTTAATGCTGGAACATTTGCCAATTTACTACTAGAGGCCAACAGATGCTTTACTggcttcattgttttttatttacttagctTCTgaattacagatgaaaaaattttactcctCCCTGTGAACAAAACATTAAGATTTCAGATTAAAAATGACAGCAGGATTATCAGTTGCCATGAGGATGGTGAATCCCAAAATCAACTCAGGagaaactacaaaacagaaaggaaaacattcctaactaacaacaaatttaaaaaaaaaaatcagtgagaaatTCCTAAAGGCGACTGAAAGCTGATCCATGTGCGGGCATGGGAACTGAAGGGAGGGAACGGGACAGTGGCAGCAATAAGAGAATGtatttagaaaactttaaaaattttattcttccctttcccctatTCTTGAACTAATATACACCTTTTATATATATCATTATTTCCACAGAAGTAACAGCCTGTTCTCAGGGTATCAGCAGAGTAATGTCAGGGCGGCACCAAACCCATGCTGGGGTAAGGAAGTAGAGACAGGGCAGGCCTTAAACTTTCTTTCCTctacttttctctttccaaagctGATTAAGACTCAGGACAATGCCTCCTCCCCGAGCAGTTTTAAATTATGCGCCTGATCATGGGAGTTGTCCCGTAGACTGGCAAAATTAAGACAGAAGAGCATTGGTCATTCTTTGTTGTCTGAAGCACTCCACACCTAGACTAGTCCCGTTGTGGGTTAAACTGTTCCCCAAAAaagatatgttcaagtcctaactcCTAGCACCTGGGAATATGACGGTATTTGAAAATACAGTCTTTGTAGCTATAATCAAGTTAAGAGGAGGTCACATTGGATTAGgttgggccctaaatccaatgattgGTGTGATTATAAGAAAGCCATGTGCAGAGCCTCAATTAAaccaaaaaaggcaaaattattcacacaaaaaaaaaaagccacgtTTAGATACCTGCACCAAGACATACAGGAAAGGCCATGAAAGCGCAATAGCAGAGGCTGGAGCCGCGCAGCTGCAAGCCCTGCTAAAGCCTGCCAGCATCCACCAGAAACCAGGAAGCCAGGGAAGATTCTTCCCTAGAACCTTCAGGGGAGACACTGATTTCAGCCTCCGAGACGCCAAAGCTGTCAGACCGTAACCCTCTCTCACAACGGTTTCAAGCCACCCTGTCGGTGGCTCTCTGCCACAGCAGCCCTTTACTGACCTAAAGGATCAGCAGAGAGCAAACTGGATATGGCTGGGAGTGAGGGAACTGCTCCGACGATGGCCTTGGGCCAACGGGAGGAAATGGGTTTTCATACACAGACCCCAGGGAAAGTGTGTCTAGagcagcaggcaggagggggcagACATGTGGGCTCATTCAAGACGCCAACAGGAAAGGAAGGGGCACTCACCAGGGGCCACAGAACCACCTAACAAATGCGCCCACGGAGCTCACAgagattcaaaaacaaaaactacagacAATGAGTACTTGTATTCACAAGAAAACACTCAAGGTCACACATGTCCTTCAGCTCTCCTGACGACGGCAGGAGGCGGatactgccccacccccactgtgcCCACGTTCTAGCGGTCACTTCCACCACGAAGACAGACTTCTGGCTCTCCTTCAGGGATTAGCCGGGTGGCCACTCCCAGGCCTTGGTCGGTACATGGCCCACGGGGTCGGAAGGACGCGAGGACAGGGACGCTTGGCCCCGTTtctccaccagcagcagcaggcccGGCCCGAGGCCACCACGCAGCAGGAAGACGGACGGAAGCAAGGCAGCGAAAACCCGGAGAAACAGACATACAGGCGAGCCAGGCAGGAGGCACTCTGTACCCTTGTTCGGCGGCTGCTCGGCCTTTCCTGGAAGCAGGCTTTGGGGCACACAGACATGGGAACACGTGAACTCTCCCCAGGCAGGCCAGCCCCGCCCGTTTTTGGCTACACTCGTGTTGGTCAgcgtatttcaaataaaaaaaatcttaccacaaaaaaaaaaaaaaaaaaaaaaaaaaaaagaaggaaaaaaagcaaggcGGAGCCCAGCGACAGCCCCCACCAGACCCGGGCCGCGCCTCGCCCTTCGGCGTACCTGCGGGGGCTGCCGGAGGGCGGGCTCCGGCGTGGGGCGGCGAGGCCCTGGCCAGCGGGCTGTGGTGAAACCGCTGGACGTGCTGAGCCACCCAGACTTCCTCCAGGGCGGAAGCCTGCAAACCCTCCGCACGCCAGCCCCGCCGTTTCACAAACGGGCATTCGCGCTGCAGGAGGAGGCCCGGCCTCGGTGTCCCTGGGCCCCAGCAACAAGCAGCGCGGGCTGCCAACCGCCGCCCGGCCGTTAGCGCGACGTCGTGACGCAGACGTTGACGTCAGACGCCGCGGGCGCGAACCGCACATGCCCGCTGGTGGTGGGGGGGCGAGGACTTCCGGCAGTGGCGGGGTCCTGGAGATTGGTCCTGGGCGAACCGTGGCCATTCTCTCGCGGGTCTGAGTACTTCCGGGCGCTTGGCTCGCGCGGTTCCTTCCAGGTGTTTGGCCTGAAGACAAAACACCTGCGTAGGCGGTGCATTGAGAGCTTGGCCTTCATCAGCAACACCTGAGACCCAGGCCCGGGCCCCAGGCTGCCGTCCTCTGAAGCGCTTTTCAACACCAGGTGTTGTGGAGTCCGttaccagactttttttttttcttttttttaaactactaaaCACTTTTTATTCCGTAATTCTCAGTATGGACATCAAATAGGCAATTGGAAAAATAGCAATGATTGGGATAATAAGAAAGAATTATTCTtagggggaggggtatagctctgtggtagattgcgtatacaggaggtcctgggttcaatccccagtacctctactaaaaaaaaaaaattcgacAATAATTTTTACATCAGTCTAtggtaaaataaagtaaaaattctttCCCTGTTCTGGGTAAAATAGATAGAAATGATATTCACTTTTTtgaaattgagatatagttgatgcAGAGTATTAGTTAAGTTTTTGATGTGCAACGTACTGATTCATAATtttattccctgtgctgtacaacctACAACCTAccctgtagcttattttcttTATACCTAGTGCTTTGTACCCCTGAAttcccccacttccttctccccactgataaccactatttgttctctgtatctgtgtgtctgtgtctttgttatattcactagtttcttttttagattccacatataagtgatatcatacagtatttgtctttctctgtctgacttatttcactaagcataatgccctccaagtccagaCTCTAATCTTCTGCAGAATTGTGCAGCAGCTTCATAGTTTTAAAGGTAAGGTAAACTAGAAAGATGAAG
It contains:
- the LOC116661593 gene encoding formin-like protein 5, with the translated sequence MATVRPGPISRTPPLPEVLAPPPPAGMCGSRPRRLTSTSASRRRANGRAAVGSPRCLLLGPRDTEAGPPPAARMPVCETAGLACGGFAGFRPGGSLGGSARPAVSPQPAGQGLAAPRRSPPSGSPRSLLPGKAEQPPNKGTECLLPGSPVCLFLRVFAALLPSVFLLRGGLGPGLLLLVEKRGQASLSSRPSDPVGHVPTKAWEWPPG